One genomic segment of Alosa sapidissima isolate fAloSap1 chromosome 13, fAloSap1.pri, whole genome shotgun sequence includes these proteins:
- the rcl1 gene encoding RNA 3'-terminal phosphate cyclase-like protein isoform X2: MLAPFMKNSLRAVLKGVTNDQKDPSVDLLKLTSVPLMKKFGIDGEGLEIKVTKRGMAPGGGGEVLFTCPVKRTIRPVQLSDPGKIKRIRGTAYSVRVSPQMANRIVDSARSILNKFIPDIYIYTDHMKGANSGKSPGFGLTVVAETLNGTFLAAEMVSPPQGQEPMLPEDLGKACAKLLLEEVYRGGCVDSNNQSLALLYMTLGQQDVSKILLGPLSPYTIEFLRHVRDFFQIMFKIETKSPDEEESKGGEKVLMTCVGAGYTNISKTIK, encoded by the exons ATGCTCGCCCCCTTCATGAAAAACTCACTCCGGGCTGTGCTGAAGGGGGTCACCAATGACCAGAAAGACCCATCT GTTGATCTCCTCAAATTAACTTCTGTTCCACTTATGAAGAAGTTTGGGATTGATGGAGAGGGTCTGGAAATAAAG GTGACTAAGAGGGGTATGGCCccaggtggtggtggagaggtTCTTTTTACCTGTCCGGTCAAGCGCACCATTCGACCCGTTCAGTTATCTGACCCAGGCAAGATTAAGAGAATTCGGGGAACAGC ATACTCTGTCAGAGTCTCTCCACAGATGGCCAACAGGATTGTGGACTCTGCAAGAAGCATCTTGAACAAGTTTATTCCagatatttacatttacacagaCCATATGAAAGGGGCTAACTCGGGAAA ATCTCCAGGCTTTGGACTTACTGTGGTTGCTGAGACTCTGAATGGGACCTTTCTGGCGGCAGAGATGGTGTCTCCGCCGCAAGGTCAAGAGCCCATGCTGCCCGAGGACCTGGGGAAGGCGTGTGCCAAGCTGCTCCTGGAGGAAGTCTATCGA GGTGGCTGCGTGGATTCGAACAATCAGAGCCTGGCGCTCCTCTACATGACTCTGGGCCAGCAGGACGTGTCCAAAATACTTCTGGGCCCCCTCTCCCCTTACAC GATAGAGTTCCTGAGGCACGTCAGAGATTTCTTCCAGATCATGTTCAAAATTGAAACCAAGAGTCCAGATGAGGAAGAAAGTAAAGGAGGGGAGAAGGTGTTAATGACCTGCGTTGGAGCTGGCTACACTAATATTAGCAAGACTATCAAATAA
- the gng10 gene encoding guanine nucleotide-binding protein G(I)/G(S)/G(O) subunit gamma-10: MSSNSSLTNMRRLVEQLRLEASVERIKVSQAAAELQQYCLQNATKDALLVGVPTGSNPFREPRSCSLL; this comes from the exons ATGTCGTCCAATTCCAGTTTGACGAACATGCGTCGACTTGTTGAACAACTGAGGCTCGAAGCCAGCGTAGAAAGAATTAAA GTGTCTCAAGCTGCTGCAGAACTGCAGCAGTACTGCCTTCAGAATGCCACTAAAGATGCCCTCTTGGTCGGAGTGCCAACAGGCAGCAACCCTTTCAGGGAACCACGTTCCTGTTCCCTCCTCTAG
- the dnajc25 gene encoding dnaJ homolog subfamily C member 25 yields MAASIANTFRQGSWIKCIVVLCVLISSVAGLIPGLYCGTESCYDVLGVSREAAKAEIARAYRQLARKYHPDRYRDGDPGLAGETNESAQQKFMLVATAYETLKDEETRKDYNNMLDNPDQYYSHVYAYYSRRLAPKVDVRIVILVTVCAISVFQYYSWWSSYTEAINYLASMPKYRIQATQLAKEQGLLNRTKEKGKNRRSKEEIREEEEEIIRDIIKNKIDIKGGYQKPNVSDILLFKLVLFPYHLCMYIAWYCSWIYRFTLRKEEYGKEEKLYLIRKHMKMSQAQFDSLEDHLHDTYLERQLWIKENYEVYKQEQEEEMKVKMAQDSRWKRYRRWMKNEGPGRLTFIDD; encoded by the exons ATGGCGGCTTCCATAGCGAATACGTTTCGACAAGGCAGCTGGATCAAATGTATTGTAGTTCTTTGTGTCCTTATTTCTTCTGTCGCTGGCCTGATTCCAGGATTGTACTGTGGGACAGAGAGCTGTTATGATGTCCTCGGAGTGTCAAGAGAAGCAGCAAAAGCTGAGATAGCGCGTGCTTATAGACAGCTGGCTAGAAAATATCATCCGGACAGGTATCGAGATGGGGACCCAGGACTCGCTGGAGAGACCAATGAAAGTGCCCAACAGAAATTTATGCTCGTCGCAACAGCCTATGAAACCCTTAAA GATGAAGAAACCAGGAAAGATTACAACAACATGCTGGATAACCCAGACCAGTACTACAGTCACGTTTATGCATACTACAGCAGAAGGCTGGCGCCTAAAGTGGATGTGAGGATAGTGATCCTAGTAACAGTCTGTGCCATTTCTGTGTTTCAG TATTACAGCTGGTGGAGTAGCTACACTGAAGCCATAAACTACCTGGCCTCTATGCCAAAGTACCGCATCCAGGCAACACAGCTTGCAAAGGAGCAGGGGCTACTGAACCGGACCAAGGAGAAAGGAAAGAACAGGCGCTCAAAGGAGGAGATtcgagaagaggaagaggagatcaTCCGCGACATCATCAAGAACAAGATTGACATTAAGGGCGGTTATCAGAAGCCTAATGTGTCAGACATCCTGCTGTTCAAACTGGTGCTGTTTCCCTACCACCTCTGCATGTATATAGCGTGGTACTGTTCCTGGATATACCGGTTCACCCTAAGAAAAGAGGAGTATGGCAAGGAGGAGAAGCTCTACCTTATCCGCAAACACATGAAGATGTCACAAGCACAGTTCGACAGCCTGGAGGACCACCTGCACGACACATACTTGGAGAGGCAGCTTTGGATTAAGGAGAACTATGAG GTGTATAAacaagagcaggaggaggagatgaaggtAAAAATGGCACAGGACTCCAGGTGGAAGCGCTACCGCAGATGGATGAAGAATGAAGGACCGGGTCGTCTCACTTTCATTGATGAttga
- the rcl1 gene encoding RNA 3'-terminal phosphate cyclase-like protein isoform X1, which yields MASQGLTYEGCNFFRQRLVLSTLSGKRVKIRNIRSKDDNPGLRDFEASFIRLLDKITNGSRIEINQTGTVLFYQPGLLYGGSVEHECNTQRSVGYYLEPLIMLAPFMKNSLRAVLKGVTNDQKDPSVDLLKLTSVPLMKKFGIDGEGLEIKVTKRGMAPGGGGEVLFTCPVKRTIRPVQLSDPGKIKRIRGTAYSVRVSPQMANRIVDSARSILNKFIPDIYIYTDHMKGANSGKSPGFGLTVVAETLNGTFLAAEMVSPPQGQEPMLPEDLGKACAKLLLEEVYRGGCVDSNNQSLALLYMTLGQQDVSKILLGPLSPYTIEFLRHVRDFFQIMFKIETKSPDEEESKGGEKVLMTCVGAGYTNISKTIK from the exons ATGGCAAGCCAGGGGCTAACTTACGAGGGCTGTAATTTTTTTAGACAAAGATTGGTTTTATCAACTCTAAGTGGGAAGCGGGTGAAAATACGAAATATAAGATCCAAAGATGACAATCCAGGGTTGCGCG ATTTTGAAGCGAGTTTCATAAGACTTTTGGACAAGATAACCAATGGCTCCCGAATCGAAATAAACCAAACAG GTACTGTCCTGTTCTATCAGCCTGGTCTGCTGTATGGAGGCTCAGTGGAGCACGAGTGCAACACACAGCGGTCAGTGGGGTACTACCTGGAACCACTGATCATGCTCGCCCCCTTCATGAAAAACTCACTCCGGGCTGTGCTGAAGGGGGTCACCAATGACCAGAAAGACCCATCT GTTGATCTCCTCAAATTAACTTCTGTTCCACTTATGAAGAAGTTTGGGATTGATGGAGAGGGTCTGGAAATAAAG GTGACTAAGAGGGGTATGGCCccaggtggtggtggagaggtTCTTTTTACCTGTCCGGTCAAGCGCACCATTCGACCCGTTCAGTTATCTGACCCAGGCAAGATTAAGAGAATTCGGGGAACAGC ATACTCTGTCAGAGTCTCTCCACAGATGGCCAACAGGATTGTGGACTCTGCAAGAAGCATCTTGAACAAGTTTATTCCagatatttacatttacacagaCCATATGAAAGGGGCTAACTCGGGAAA ATCTCCAGGCTTTGGACTTACTGTGGTTGCTGAGACTCTGAATGGGACCTTTCTGGCGGCAGAGATGGTGTCTCCGCCGCAAGGTCAAGAGCCCATGCTGCCCGAGGACCTGGGGAAGGCGTGTGCCAAGCTGCTCCTGGAGGAAGTCTATCGA GGTGGCTGCGTGGATTCGAACAATCAGAGCCTGGCGCTCCTCTACATGACTCTGGGCCAGCAGGACGTGTCCAAAATACTTCTGGGCCCCCTCTCCCCTTACAC GATAGAGTTCCTGAGGCACGTCAGAGATTTCTTCCAGATCATGTTCAAAATTGAAACCAAGAGTCCAGATGAGGAAGAAAGTAAAGGAGGGGAGAAGGTGTTAATGACCTGCGTTGGAGCTGGCTACACTAATATTAGCAAGACTATCAAATAA